From a region of the Chlorocebus sabaeus isolate Y175 chromosome 23, mChlSab1.0.hap1, whole genome shotgun sequence genome:
- the LYRM7 gene encoding complex III assembly factor LYRM7 isoform X1, with translation MAQAAKVLQLFKTLHRTRQQVFKNDVRALEAARIKINEEFKNNKSETSPKKIEELMKIGSDVELLLRTSVIQGIHTDHNTLKLVPRKDLLVENVPYCDAPTQKQ, from the exons GTTTTACAGCTCTTTAAAACACTGCACAGAACCAGACAACAAGTTTTTAAGAATGATGTCAGAGCATTAGAAG CAGCCAGAATAAAGATAAATGaagaattcaaaaataataaaagtgaaacttctcctaagaaaatagaagag CTAATGAAAATAGGTTCTGATGTTGAATTATTACTCAGAACATCTGTTATACAAGGTATTCACACAGACCACAATACACTGA aactggTCCCTAGGAAAGACCTTCTTGTAGAAAATGTGCCGTATTGTGATGCACCAACTCAGAAGCAATGA
- the LYRM7 gene encoding complex III assembly factor LYRM7 isoform X2, translating into MAQAAKVLQLFKTLHRTRQQVFKNDVRALEAARIKINEEFKNNKSETSPKKIEEGRLPTPKYSKVHHEQNMEIAMVKARAAEQTQEPTEILSSLKASD; encoded by the exons GTTTTACAGCTCTTTAAAACACTGCACAGAACCAGACAACAAGTTTTTAAGAATGATGTCAGAGCATTAGAAG CAGCCAGAATAAAGATAAATGaagaattcaaaaataataaaagtgaaacttctcctaagaaaatagaagag GGTCGTCTGCCGACACCAAAATACAGCAAGGTACACCATGAACAGAACATGGAAATAGCCATGGTGAAAGCCAGAGCAGCTGAACAAACCCAGGAACCTACAGAAATTCTATCTTCACTTAAAGCAAGTGACTGA